From a single Strix uralensis isolate ZFMK-TIS-50842 chromosome 25, bStrUra1, whole genome shotgun sequence genomic region:
- the EPB41 gene encoding protein 4.1 isoform X20, with protein sequence MTTEKSLAADADNSEQQQAKEEEGAAETQKQEASLEEGAQQTSEGQPAAGQKPKASNGDTPTHEEQSKKERRTSEGRGLSRLFSSFLRRPKSQVSEEDKDTDAPKEVGGDQKDPGLGANPDEDILVKAPIAAPEPELKTDPSLDLHSLSSAETQPAQEERRDDQEPASTDPGGKEGGEAKEECAKPELKQEAPETKAEKDLKAAQKAVKRHRNMYCKVVLLDDTIFECAMDKHAKGQDLLKKVCDHLNLLEEDYFGLAIWDTPTSRTWLDPAKEIKKQVHGGPWDFTFNVKFYPPDPAQLTEDITRYYLCLQLRQDIIMGRLPCSFATLALLGSYTVQSELGDYDPDLHSPDYISEFKLAPNQTKELEEKVVELHKTYRSMTPAQADLEFLENAKKLSMYGVDLHQAKDLEGVDITLGVCASGLLVYKDKLRINRFPWPKVLKISYKRSSFFIKIRPGEQEQYESTIGFKLPSYRAAKKLWKVCVEHHTFFRLTSTEAIPKSRFLALGSKFRYSGRTQAQTRQASALIDRPAPQFERTASKRASRSLDGAKRATQKVEFRAVEEEKQEEVVVVEVPEPKPMDQIREKTAKHTLEAFEMKPIAEEEEEEEKVEVVKVPVAKPKLPEPLQTRSAKRALGSVEISPIEEEEEEEKMVVMRELEPVSKESAVAVITPERSPRPTSAPAIAQSHTAEPVPAKPGVKDAVAASKVEKEIVKPDVRREEIPPAKAKPEPADASKVRKTHIEVTVPTTNGDQPQQPAEKEEELIRMRKKRSKRLDGENIYIRHSNLMLEDLDKTQEEIKKHHANISELKKNFMESVPEPRPSEWDKRLSTHSPFRTLNVNGQIPVGADGVKKVTVLSSERQVGGLEVKLLF encoded by the exons ATGACAACAGAGAAGAGTCTAGCGGCGGACGCCGACAATTCGGAGCAGCAGCAAgccaaggaggaggaaggagctgctgaAACACAAAAACAAGAAGCTTCCCTAGAGGAAGGGGCTCAGCAGACGTCGGAGGGACAGCCTGCGGCAGGACAGAAGCCGAAGGCCTCCAACGGCGACACACCCACACACGAGGAGCAGAGCAAGAAGGAGCGCCGCACCTCCGAGGGCCGGGGTCTCTCCCGCCTGTTCTCATCCTTTCTCAGGAGGCCCAAGTCTCAGGTGTCCGAAGAGGACAAAGACACTGATGCTCCTAAAGAGGTGGGAGGTGACCAGAAAGACCCGGGATTAGGAGCCAACCCTGATGAAGACATCTTGGTGAAAGCCCCAATTGCAGCTCCTGAGCCGGAGCTCAAAACCGATCCATCGCTCGATCTCCATTCCTTAAGCAGTGCGGAAACGCAG CCTGCgcaggaagagaggagggacGACCAGGAGCCGGCCAGCACAGACCCCGGgggcaaggaaggaggggaagcAAAAGAAGAGTGTGCCAAGCCAGAGCTGAAACAAGAGGCTCCGGAGACCAAAGCAGAGAAGGATTTGAAAGCTGcccaaaaagcagtaaaaagacacagaaacatgTACTGCAAAGTCGTCTTGCTGGATGACACCATTTTTGAGTGCGCCATGGAT AAGCATGCCAAGGGGCAGGATTTACTTAAAAAAGTCTGTGACCACCTCAATCTCCTGGAAGAAGACTACTTTGGTTTGGCCATATGGGACACGCCGACCTCCAGG ACGTGGCTGGATCctgccaaagaaataaaaaaacaggtTCACG GAGGCCCCTGGGATTTTACCTTCAATGTCAAGTTTTATCCACCGGACCCTGCGCAGCTGACGGAGGACATAACCAG gtATTATTTGTGTCTTCAGCTTAGACAAGACATCATTATGGGGCGGCTGCCCTGTTCCTTTGCGACTTTGGCTCTGCTGGGTTCGTACACGGTCCAGTCCGAGTTGGGAGACTACGACCCTGATCTACACAGCCCAGATTACATCAGTGAATTTAAATTGGCCCCAAACCAGACAAAGGAGCTCGAAGAGAAGGTTGTGGAGCTTCATAAAACATACAG ATCCATGACTCCAGCCCAAGCAGACCTGGAATTTCTTGAGAATGCAAAAAAGCTGTCTATGTATGGAGTCGACCTTCACCAAGCCAAG GACTTGGAAGGAGTGGATATCACTCTGGGAGTCTGTGCCAGTGGCCTTCTTGTTTACAAAGATAAACTGAGAATCAACCGCTTCCCTTGGCCCAAAGTCCTGAAGATTTCCTACAAACGCAGCAGCTTCTTTATTAAGATTCGGCCAGGGGAA CAAGAACAGTATGAAAGTACAATTGGGTTCAAGCTACCAAGTTACCGGGCAGCGAAGAAGCTGTGGAAAGTATGCGTTGAACATCACACGTTTTTCAG GCTGACTTCCACCGAGGCCATCCCGAAGAGCAGGTTCCTGGCACTGGGCTCCAAGTTCCGCTACAGTGGCCGGACGCAGGCGCAGACGAGGCAGGCGAGTGCCTTGATCGACCGACCCGCTCCCCAGTTCGAGCGGACGGCAAGTAAGCGAGCCTCCAGGAGCCTCGATGGAG CTAAACGTGCGACTCAAAAAGTTGAGTTCAGAGCCGTagaggaagagaagcaggaggaggtggtggtggttgaGGTTCCTGAACCAAAACCCATGGATCAGATCCGAGAGAAGACAG CCAAACACACTCTTGAAGCTTTTGAAATGAAACCCattgcagaggaggaagaggaggaggagaaggtagAGGTGGTTAAGGTTCCCGTTGCCAAGCCAAAGTTACCGGAGCCGTTGCAGACGCGGTCAG CCAAACGTGCTCTTGGCAGTGTTGAGATAAGCCCAattgaagaggaggaggaggaagaaaaaatggTGGTGATGAGAGAACTAGAGCCGGTCTCGAAGGAGTCAG CAGTGGCTGTGATAACCCCTGAGAGGAGCCCCCGTCCCACCTCTGCCCCGGCCATTGCTCAGAGCCACACTGCAGAACCAGTCCCAGCTAAGCCCGGTGTGAAGGACGCAGTCGCTGCATCTAAAGTAGAAAAGGAAATAGTGAAACCTGATGTGAGACGTGAAGAAATCCCACCGGCGAAAGCCAAGCCGGAGCCAGCCGATGCATCAAAG gTGAGGAAAACGCACATTGAGGTCACAGTACCCACCACGAATGGTGACCAGCCCCAG cagcctgcagaaaaagaggaagaactgaTAAGAATGAGGAAG aaaagatcAAAGAGGCTAGATGGTGAAAACATTTATATCAGGCATAGCAATTTAATGTTGGAG GATCTAGATAAGAcccaagaagaaataaagaagcatCACGCCAACATCAGTGAATTGAAGAAGAATTTTATGGAGTCCGTCCCGGAGCCTCGGCCGAGTGAATGGGACAAACGTTTGTCCACTCACTCCCCTTTCCGAACCCTCAACGTCAACGGGCAGATTCCCGTGGGAGCGGATGGA GTCAAGAAAGTCACTGTCCTATCTTCTGAGAGACAGGTTGGTGGGCTTGAGGTAAAGCTGCTGTTCTGA
- the EPB41 gene encoding protein 4.1 isoform X26, producing the protein MTTEKSLAADADNSEQQQAKEEEGAAETQKQEASLEEGAQQTSEGQPAAGQKPKASNGDTPTHEEQSKKERRTSEGRGLSRLFSSFLRRPKSQVSEEDKDTDAPKEVGGDQKDPGLGANPDEDILVKAPIAAPEPELKTDPSLDLHSLSSAETQPAQEERRDDQEPASTDPGGKEGGEAKEECAKPELKQEAPETKAEKDLKAAQKAVKRHRNMYCKVVLLDDTIFECAMDKHAKGQDLLKKVCDHLNLLEEDYFGLAIWDTPTSRTWLDPAKEIKKQVHGGPWDFTFNVKFYPPDPAQLTEDITRYYLCLQLRQDIIMGRLPCSFATLALLGSYTVQSELGDYDPDLHSPDYISEFKLAPNQTKELEEKVVELHKTYRSMTPAQADLEFLENAKKLSMYGVDLHQAKDLEGVDITLGVCASGLLVYKDKLRINRFPWPKVLKISYKRSSFFIKIRPGEQEQYESTIGFKLPSYRAAKKLWKVCVEHHTFFRLTSTEAIPKSRFLALGSKFRYSGRTQAQTRQASALIDRPAPQFERTASKRASRSLDGAVAVITPERSPRPTSAPAIAQSHTAEPVPAKPGVKDAVAASKVEKEIVKPDVRREEIPPAKAKPEPADASKVRKTHIEVTVPTTNGDQPQQPAEKEEELIRMRKKRSKRLDGENIYIRHSNLMLEDLDKTQEEIKKHHANISELKKNFMESVPEPRPSEWDKRLSTHSPFRTLNVNGQIPVGADGVKKVTVLSSERQVGGLEVKLLF; encoded by the exons ATGACAACAGAGAAGAGTCTAGCGGCGGACGCCGACAATTCGGAGCAGCAGCAAgccaaggaggaggaaggagctgctgaAACACAAAAACAAGAAGCTTCCCTAGAGGAAGGGGCTCAGCAGACGTCGGAGGGACAGCCTGCGGCAGGACAGAAGCCGAAGGCCTCCAACGGCGACACACCCACACACGAGGAGCAGAGCAAGAAGGAGCGCCGCACCTCCGAGGGCCGGGGTCTCTCCCGCCTGTTCTCATCCTTTCTCAGGAGGCCCAAGTCTCAGGTGTCCGAAGAGGACAAAGACACTGATGCTCCTAAAGAGGTGGGAGGTGACCAGAAAGACCCGGGATTAGGAGCCAACCCTGATGAAGACATCTTGGTGAAAGCCCCAATTGCAGCTCCTGAGCCGGAGCTCAAAACCGATCCATCGCTCGATCTCCATTCCTTAAGCAGTGCGGAAACGCAG CCTGCgcaggaagagaggagggacGACCAGGAGCCGGCCAGCACAGACCCCGGgggcaaggaaggaggggaagcAAAAGAAGAGTGTGCCAAGCCAGAGCTGAAACAAGAGGCTCCGGAGACCAAAGCAGAGAAGGATTTGAAAGCTGcccaaaaagcagtaaaaagacacagaaacatgTACTGCAAAGTCGTCTTGCTGGATGACACCATTTTTGAGTGCGCCATGGAT AAGCATGCCAAGGGGCAGGATTTACTTAAAAAAGTCTGTGACCACCTCAATCTCCTGGAAGAAGACTACTTTGGTTTGGCCATATGGGACACGCCGACCTCCAGG ACGTGGCTGGATCctgccaaagaaataaaaaaacaggtTCACG GAGGCCCCTGGGATTTTACCTTCAATGTCAAGTTTTATCCACCGGACCCTGCGCAGCTGACGGAGGACATAACCAG gtATTATTTGTGTCTTCAGCTTAGACAAGACATCATTATGGGGCGGCTGCCCTGTTCCTTTGCGACTTTGGCTCTGCTGGGTTCGTACACGGTCCAGTCCGAGTTGGGAGACTACGACCCTGATCTACACAGCCCAGATTACATCAGTGAATTTAAATTGGCCCCAAACCAGACAAAGGAGCTCGAAGAGAAGGTTGTGGAGCTTCATAAAACATACAG ATCCATGACTCCAGCCCAAGCAGACCTGGAATTTCTTGAGAATGCAAAAAAGCTGTCTATGTATGGAGTCGACCTTCACCAAGCCAAG GACTTGGAAGGAGTGGATATCACTCTGGGAGTCTGTGCCAGTGGCCTTCTTGTTTACAAAGATAAACTGAGAATCAACCGCTTCCCTTGGCCCAAAGTCCTGAAGATTTCCTACAAACGCAGCAGCTTCTTTATTAAGATTCGGCCAGGGGAA CAAGAACAGTATGAAAGTACAATTGGGTTCAAGCTACCAAGTTACCGGGCAGCGAAGAAGCTGTGGAAAGTATGCGTTGAACATCACACGTTTTTCAG GCTGACTTCCACCGAGGCCATCCCGAAGAGCAGGTTCCTGGCACTGGGCTCCAAGTTCCGCTACAGTGGCCGGACGCAGGCGCAGACGAGGCAGGCGAGTGCCTTGATCGACCGACCCGCTCCCCAGTTCGAGCGGACGGCAAGTAAGCGAGCCTCCAGGAGCCTCGATGGAG CAGTGGCTGTGATAACCCCTGAGAGGAGCCCCCGTCCCACCTCTGCCCCGGCCATTGCTCAGAGCCACACTGCAGAACCAGTCCCAGCTAAGCCCGGTGTGAAGGACGCAGTCGCTGCATCTAAAGTAGAAAAGGAAATAGTGAAACCTGATGTGAGACGTGAAGAAATCCCACCGGCGAAAGCCAAGCCGGAGCCAGCCGATGCATCAAAG gTGAGGAAAACGCACATTGAGGTCACAGTACCCACCACGAATGGTGACCAGCCCCAG cagcctgcagaaaaagaggaagaactgaTAAGAATGAGGAAG aaaagatcAAAGAGGCTAGATGGTGAAAACATTTATATCAGGCATAGCAATTTAATGTTGGAG GATCTAGATAAGAcccaagaagaaataaagaagcatCACGCCAACATCAGTGAATTGAAGAAGAATTTTATGGAGTCCGTCCCGGAGCCTCGGCCGAGTGAATGGGACAAACGTTTGTCCACTCACTCCCCTTTCCGAACCCTCAACGTCAACGGGCAGATTCCCGTGGGAGCGGATGGA GTCAAGAAAGTCACTGTCCTATCTTCTGAGAGACAGGTTGGTGGGCTTGAGGTAAAGCTGCTGTTCTGA
- the EPB41 gene encoding protein 4.1 isoform X24, whose amino-acid sequence MTTEKSLAADADNSEQQQAKEEEGAAETQKQEASLEEGAQQTSEGQPAAGQKPKASNGDTPTHEEQSKKERRTSEGRGLSRLFSSFLRRPKSQVSEEDKDTDAPKEVGGDQKDPGLGANPDEDILVKAPIAAPEPELKTDPSLDLHSLSSAETQPAQEERRDDQEPASTDPGGKEGGEAKEECAKPELKQEAPETKAEKDLKAAQKAVKRHRNMYCKVVLLDDTIFECAMDKHAKGQDLLKKVCDHLNLLEEDYFGLAIWDTPTSRTWLDPAKEIKKQVHGGPWDFTFNVKFYPPDPAQLTEDITRYYLCLQLRQDIIMGRLPCSFATLALLGSYTVQSELGDYDPDLHSPDYISEFKLAPNQTKELEEKVVELHKTYRSMTPAQADLEFLENAKKLSMYGVDLHQAKDLEGVDITLGVCASGLLVYKDKLRINRFPWPKVLKISYKRSSFFIKIRPGEQEQYESTIGFKLPSYRAAKKLWKVCVEHHTFFRLTSTEAIPKSRFLALGSKFRYSGRTQAQTRQASALIDRPAPQFERTASKRASRSLDGAKRATQKVEFRAVEEEKQEEVVVVEVPEPKPMDQIREKTAKHTLEAFEMKPIAEEEEEEEKVEVVKVPVAKPKLPEPLQTRSAKRALGSVEISPIEEEEEEEKMVVMRELEPVSKESAVAVITPERSPRPTSAPAIAQSHTAEPVPAKPGVKDAVAASKVEKEIVKPDVRREEIPPAKAKPEPADASKDLDKTQEEIKKHHANISELKKNFMESVPEPRPSEWDKRLSTHSPFRTLNVNGQIPVGADGVKKVTVLSSERQVGGLEVKLLF is encoded by the exons ATGACAACAGAGAAGAGTCTAGCGGCGGACGCCGACAATTCGGAGCAGCAGCAAgccaaggaggaggaaggagctgctgaAACACAAAAACAAGAAGCTTCCCTAGAGGAAGGGGCTCAGCAGACGTCGGAGGGACAGCCTGCGGCAGGACAGAAGCCGAAGGCCTCCAACGGCGACACACCCACACACGAGGAGCAGAGCAAGAAGGAGCGCCGCACCTCCGAGGGCCGGGGTCTCTCCCGCCTGTTCTCATCCTTTCTCAGGAGGCCCAAGTCTCAGGTGTCCGAAGAGGACAAAGACACTGATGCTCCTAAAGAGGTGGGAGGTGACCAGAAAGACCCGGGATTAGGAGCCAACCCTGATGAAGACATCTTGGTGAAAGCCCCAATTGCAGCTCCTGAGCCGGAGCTCAAAACCGATCCATCGCTCGATCTCCATTCCTTAAGCAGTGCGGAAACGCAG CCTGCgcaggaagagaggagggacGACCAGGAGCCGGCCAGCACAGACCCCGGgggcaaggaaggaggggaagcAAAAGAAGAGTGTGCCAAGCCAGAGCTGAAACAAGAGGCTCCGGAGACCAAAGCAGAGAAGGATTTGAAAGCTGcccaaaaagcagtaaaaagacacagaaacatgTACTGCAAAGTCGTCTTGCTGGATGACACCATTTTTGAGTGCGCCATGGAT AAGCATGCCAAGGGGCAGGATTTACTTAAAAAAGTCTGTGACCACCTCAATCTCCTGGAAGAAGACTACTTTGGTTTGGCCATATGGGACACGCCGACCTCCAGG ACGTGGCTGGATCctgccaaagaaataaaaaaacaggtTCACG GAGGCCCCTGGGATTTTACCTTCAATGTCAAGTTTTATCCACCGGACCCTGCGCAGCTGACGGAGGACATAACCAG gtATTATTTGTGTCTTCAGCTTAGACAAGACATCATTATGGGGCGGCTGCCCTGTTCCTTTGCGACTTTGGCTCTGCTGGGTTCGTACACGGTCCAGTCCGAGTTGGGAGACTACGACCCTGATCTACACAGCCCAGATTACATCAGTGAATTTAAATTGGCCCCAAACCAGACAAAGGAGCTCGAAGAGAAGGTTGTGGAGCTTCATAAAACATACAG ATCCATGACTCCAGCCCAAGCAGACCTGGAATTTCTTGAGAATGCAAAAAAGCTGTCTATGTATGGAGTCGACCTTCACCAAGCCAAG GACTTGGAAGGAGTGGATATCACTCTGGGAGTCTGTGCCAGTGGCCTTCTTGTTTACAAAGATAAACTGAGAATCAACCGCTTCCCTTGGCCCAAAGTCCTGAAGATTTCCTACAAACGCAGCAGCTTCTTTATTAAGATTCGGCCAGGGGAA CAAGAACAGTATGAAAGTACAATTGGGTTCAAGCTACCAAGTTACCGGGCAGCGAAGAAGCTGTGGAAAGTATGCGTTGAACATCACACGTTTTTCAG GCTGACTTCCACCGAGGCCATCCCGAAGAGCAGGTTCCTGGCACTGGGCTCCAAGTTCCGCTACAGTGGCCGGACGCAGGCGCAGACGAGGCAGGCGAGTGCCTTGATCGACCGACCCGCTCCCCAGTTCGAGCGGACGGCAAGTAAGCGAGCCTCCAGGAGCCTCGATGGAG CTAAACGTGCGACTCAAAAAGTTGAGTTCAGAGCCGTagaggaagagaagcaggaggaggtggtggtggttgaGGTTCCTGAACCAAAACCCATGGATCAGATCCGAGAGAAGACAG CCAAACACACTCTTGAAGCTTTTGAAATGAAACCCattgcagaggaggaagaggaggaggagaaggtagAGGTGGTTAAGGTTCCCGTTGCCAAGCCAAAGTTACCGGAGCCGTTGCAGACGCGGTCAG CCAAACGTGCTCTTGGCAGTGTTGAGATAAGCCCAattgaagaggaggaggaggaagaaaaaatggTGGTGATGAGAGAACTAGAGCCGGTCTCGAAGGAGTCAG CAGTGGCTGTGATAACCCCTGAGAGGAGCCCCCGTCCCACCTCTGCCCCGGCCATTGCTCAGAGCCACACTGCAGAACCAGTCCCAGCTAAGCCCGGTGTGAAGGACGCAGTCGCTGCATCTAAAGTAGAAAAGGAAATAGTGAAACCTGATGTGAGACGTGAAGAAATCCCACCGGCGAAAGCCAAGCCGGAGCCAGCCGATGCATCAAAG GATCTAGATAAGAcccaagaagaaataaagaagcatCACGCCAACATCAGTGAATTGAAGAAGAATTTTATGGAGTCCGTCCCGGAGCCTCGGCCGAGTGAATGGGACAAACGTTTGTCCACTCACTCCCCTTTCCGAACCCTCAACGTCAACGGGCAGATTCCCGTGGGAGCGGATGGA GTCAAGAAAGTCACTGTCCTATCTTCTGAGAGACAGGTTGGTGGGCTTGAGGTAAAGCTGCTGTTCTGA
- the EPB41 gene encoding protein 4.1 isoform X27 has protein sequence MTTEKSLAADADNSEQQQAKEEEGAAETQKQEASLEEGAQQTSEGQPAAGQKPKASNGDTPTHEEQSKKERRTSEGRGLSRLFSSFLRRPKSQVSEEDKDTDAPKEVGGDQKDPGLGANPDEDILVKAPIAAPEPELKTDPSLDLHSLSSAETQPAQEERRDDQEPASTDPGGKEGGEAKEECAKPELKQEAPETKAEKDLKAAQKAVKRHRNMYCKVVLLDDTIFECAMDKHAKGQDLLKKVCDHLNLLEEDYFGLAIWDTPTSRTWLDPAKEIKKQVHGGPWDFTFNVKFYPPDPAQLTEDITRYYLCLQLRQDIIMGRLPCSFATLALLGSYTVQSELGDYDPDLHSPDYISEFKLAPNQTKELEEKVVELHKTYRSMTPAQADLEFLENAKKLSMYGVDLHQAKDLEGVDITLGVCASGLLVYKDKLRINRFPWPKVLKISYKRSSFFIKIRPGEQEQYESTIGFKLPSYRAAKKLWKVCVEHHTFFRLTSTEAIPKSRFLALGSKFRYSGRTQAQTRQASALIDRPAPQFERTASKRASRSLDGAVAVITPERSPRPTSAPAIAQSHTAEPVPAKPGVKDAVAASKVEKEIVKPDVRREEIPPAKAKPEPADASKDLDKTQEEIKKHHANISELKKNFMESVPEPRPSEWDKRLSTHSPFRTLNVNGQIPVGADGVKKVTVLSSERQVGGLEVKLLF, from the exons ATGACAACAGAGAAGAGTCTAGCGGCGGACGCCGACAATTCGGAGCAGCAGCAAgccaaggaggaggaaggagctgctgaAACACAAAAACAAGAAGCTTCCCTAGAGGAAGGGGCTCAGCAGACGTCGGAGGGACAGCCTGCGGCAGGACAGAAGCCGAAGGCCTCCAACGGCGACACACCCACACACGAGGAGCAGAGCAAGAAGGAGCGCCGCACCTCCGAGGGCCGGGGTCTCTCCCGCCTGTTCTCATCCTTTCTCAGGAGGCCCAAGTCTCAGGTGTCCGAAGAGGACAAAGACACTGATGCTCCTAAAGAGGTGGGAGGTGACCAGAAAGACCCGGGATTAGGAGCCAACCCTGATGAAGACATCTTGGTGAAAGCCCCAATTGCAGCTCCTGAGCCGGAGCTCAAAACCGATCCATCGCTCGATCTCCATTCCTTAAGCAGTGCGGAAACGCAG CCTGCgcaggaagagaggagggacGACCAGGAGCCGGCCAGCACAGACCCCGGgggcaaggaaggaggggaagcAAAAGAAGAGTGTGCCAAGCCAGAGCTGAAACAAGAGGCTCCGGAGACCAAAGCAGAGAAGGATTTGAAAGCTGcccaaaaagcagtaaaaagacacagaaacatgTACTGCAAAGTCGTCTTGCTGGATGACACCATTTTTGAGTGCGCCATGGAT AAGCATGCCAAGGGGCAGGATTTACTTAAAAAAGTCTGTGACCACCTCAATCTCCTGGAAGAAGACTACTTTGGTTTGGCCATATGGGACACGCCGACCTCCAGG ACGTGGCTGGATCctgccaaagaaataaaaaaacaggtTCACG GAGGCCCCTGGGATTTTACCTTCAATGTCAAGTTTTATCCACCGGACCCTGCGCAGCTGACGGAGGACATAACCAG gtATTATTTGTGTCTTCAGCTTAGACAAGACATCATTATGGGGCGGCTGCCCTGTTCCTTTGCGACTTTGGCTCTGCTGGGTTCGTACACGGTCCAGTCCGAGTTGGGAGACTACGACCCTGATCTACACAGCCCAGATTACATCAGTGAATTTAAATTGGCCCCAAACCAGACAAAGGAGCTCGAAGAGAAGGTTGTGGAGCTTCATAAAACATACAG ATCCATGACTCCAGCCCAAGCAGACCTGGAATTTCTTGAGAATGCAAAAAAGCTGTCTATGTATGGAGTCGACCTTCACCAAGCCAAG GACTTGGAAGGAGTGGATATCACTCTGGGAGTCTGTGCCAGTGGCCTTCTTGTTTACAAAGATAAACTGAGAATCAACCGCTTCCCTTGGCCCAAAGTCCTGAAGATTTCCTACAAACGCAGCAGCTTCTTTATTAAGATTCGGCCAGGGGAA CAAGAACAGTATGAAAGTACAATTGGGTTCAAGCTACCAAGTTACCGGGCAGCGAAGAAGCTGTGGAAAGTATGCGTTGAACATCACACGTTTTTCAG GCTGACTTCCACCGAGGCCATCCCGAAGAGCAGGTTCCTGGCACTGGGCTCCAAGTTCCGCTACAGTGGCCGGACGCAGGCGCAGACGAGGCAGGCGAGTGCCTTGATCGACCGACCCGCTCCCCAGTTCGAGCGGACGGCAAGTAAGCGAGCCTCCAGGAGCCTCGATGGAG CAGTGGCTGTGATAACCCCTGAGAGGAGCCCCCGTCCCACCTCTGCCCCGGCCATTGCTCAGAGCCACACTGCAGAACCAGTCCCAGCTAAGCCCGGTGTGAAGGACGCAGTCGCTGCATCTAAAGTAGAAAAGGAAATAGTGAAACCTGATGTGAGACGTGAAGAAATCCCACCGGCGAAAGCCAAGCCGGAGCCAGCCGATGCATCAAAG GATCTAGATAAGAcccaagaagaaataaagaagcatCACGCCAACATCAGTGAATTGAAGAAGAATTTTATGGAGTCCGTCCCGGAGCCTCGGCCGAGTGAATGGGACAAACGTTTGTCCACTCACTCCCCTTTCCGAACCCTCAACGTCAACGGGCAGATTCCCGTGGGAGCGGATGGA GTCAAGAAAGTCACTGTCCTATCTTCTGAGAGACAGGTTGGTGGGCTTGAGGTAAAGCTGCTGTTCTGA